The nucleotide sequence ACCAGATAGTTCCCGTTTTTCTCTGACCAGAACCGGCCTCTGAGCTGTTCGTCCACCACCGGAAACAGCCGCTCCATCAGTCGTTCCCGGCTGATGTTCTCCAGCACCTTTTTATAGAAGAAACGGTTTTCCCTGATGATTCTTACAACCTTGCGAATCCATTCCTCAAATGCCTCGTTCTCGTCGTATGCAACCTGTTTTACAAAGTCTTCATTATAAAGCCACTCAATCACCCCGTAAATATCCTGGAAATGATAATAGAAGCTCTGGCGCTTCATATTCTTACAGTCCATGATATCCTGGACGGTTATCTTTCTCAGAGGCTTTTCGTGAAGCATCTCCTGTAACCCGTCTGCAATCTTTCTCTTTGTATTACCCATCTCTCTTTCTCCTCCTTACATAAACCATATATCCTGGTTGGTGGTTGAAACTGAAATTGCCCCGGCATTCAGCGCGTCAATCACATCTTCCCTGTCACTGATCAGTCCGCCGGCAATGACAGCCTGAGAACTAAGTTTATTGATCTTCCGTATAATCTTCGGCATGACTCCCGGCAGAATCTCGATAAAATCTGCCCGGATTTGCTTTTTCTGCTTTTCTATACTCTGATAAGCTCTGGAATCCAGCACAAAAATTCGATAAACCGTATACATGGACAACTCTTTTGCACGATTAATCATATTCATCCTGGTTGAAATAATTCCATCTGCTTTTGTATTTTTTCTGATATAATCCACCGCAATCTCATGGGCGCTGAGCCCTTCAATCAAATCCAGATGCACCAGAGCTATTTTGTCTGCCCTTTTCAGCTGTTCCACAATTTCGCCGATATTGCACATATCTCCGAACAGAATAAATACAATTTTTACATCAGATTTCAGACATTTCTCAATTCCCTCAAAGTTTTTTACCGCCGCAACAACGGGACAGTCCGCCATCGCATCATAAAATTTCTGTTCCATAAGCCTCCCATACCAGTTTCAGCCAGTTCACGTTCCGAAATTATTTCCAGGCATCCACCTCCTTAATTTTGCGAAAAGAAAAAAGAGTAAAGTTAATAAG is from Lachnospiraceae bacterium JLR.KK002 and encodes:
- a CDS encoding TetR/AcrR family transcriptional regulator C-terminal domain-containing protein, producing the protein MGNTKRKIADGLQEMLHEKPLRKITVQDIMDCKNMKRQSFYYHFQDIYGVIEWLYNEDFVKQVAYDENEAFEEWIRKVVRIIRENRFFYKKVLENISRERLMERLFPVVDEQLRGRFWSEKNGNYLVESFIVKSVCHFVLDCVAMKKGPGEEEVLAAVENIRAMLHHPTNNILVLPTTKSSMTA
- a CDS encoding glycerol-3-phosphate responsive antiterminator, with the translated sequence MEQKFYDAMADCPVVAAVKNFEGIEKCLKSDVKIVFILFGDMCNIGEIVEQLKRADKIALVHLDLIEGLSAHEIAVDYIRKNTKADGIISTRMNMINRAKELSMYTVYRIFVLDSRAYQSIEKQKKQIRADFIEILPGVMPKIIRKINKLSSQAVIAGGLISDREDVIDALNAGAISVSTTNQDIWFM